GTGCGCCGGTAGGCATCGAGCATGTCGCCCGCGTGCCCCGGTCCGTACCCCAGATAGCGCCCCACCGCCGCCAGTTCCCGGGAGTGCGACGGGAAGGTGTCCCCGGCCCGCCCGCGCACCAGCATCACGGCGTTGCGCACGCGGGTCGCGAGCACCCATGCCTCGTCCAGGGTCGCGGTGTCCTCCGCGGAGATCAGCCCGGCCTCCCGCGCCGCCCTCAGGGCCGCACGGGTCCGGGTGGTGCGCAGTCCCGGCACCTCCCAGCCGTGCCGCAGCTGCAGCAGCTGCACGGTCCACTCGACGTCGGACAGTCCACCCGGCCCGATCTTGGTGTGCAGCTTGGGGTCGGCGCCCCGGGGCAGCCGTTCCGACTCCATCCGGGCCTTCAGCCGCCGGATCTCCCGTACGGCCTCGTCCCCCAGGCCCCGCTCCGGGTAGCGCAGCGGATCGATCAGCTCGACGAAGCGGCGGCCCAGCTCCTCGTCGCCGGCGACCGGTTCGGCACGCAGCAGGGCCTGCGACTCCCAGACGAGGGACCAGCGGCGGTAGTACGCCTCGTACGACTTGAGGGTCCGCACCAGCGGTCCGGACTTGCCTTCCGGCCGCAGGTCGGCGTCGATCAGCAGCGGTGGGTCGGCGCTCGGCAGCTGGAGCAGCCGGCGCATCTCGCTGACGACCCGGTTCGCGGCGTCGGAGGCCTCCCGCTCGTCGGCCCCGTCCTGCGGTTCGTGCACGAACAGCACGTCCGCGTCGGAGCCGTAACCCAGCTCGTGCCCGCCGAACCGCCCCATCCCGATCATGGCGAACCGCGTCGGCAGGGTGTCCCCCCAGCCGTCCCGCACCACGGCCCGCAGCGTCCCCGCCAGCGTCGCCGCCGTCAGGTCGGACACGGCCCCGCCGACCAGGTCGACCAACGCGCCCTGGTTCGCCTCGACGGTCTGGGCCTCGGTGCCGTAGGAGCCGACGATGTCCGCGGCGGCCGTACGGAACAGTTCCCGGCGTCGTACGCCACGGGCCGCGGCGACCGCCTGCTCGCCGTCGTCGGCACGGCCTACCGCCGCGAGGATCTCCTGCTCCAGGTGGGGCCGGAGCCGTGGCTCCAGTCCCCCGCCGTCCCCGTCCCCGAGCAGGGCCACGGCCTCCGGGGCGCGCATGAGCAGGTCGGGCGCGAGCCGCCCGGCGGACAGGACGCGGGCGAGGTTCTCCGCCGCCGCGCCCTCGTCCCGCAGCAGCCGCAGATACCAGGGCGTCTTGCCCAGCGCGTCCGAGACCTTGCGGAAGTTGAGCAGGCCGGCGTCGGGATCGGCGGAGTCCGCGAACCAGCCCAGCAGCACGGGTAGCAGGGTCCGCTGGATCGCGGCCTTGCGCGTGACCCCGGACGCCAGCGCCTCCAGGTGCCGCAGGGCCGCCGCGGGATCGGCGTAGCCGAGGGCGACGAGCCGCTCGCGGGCCGCCTCGGGGCTCAACCTGACCTCGCCGGGCGCGAGTTGGGCGACCGCGTCGAGCAGGGGCCGGTAGAAGAGCTTCTCGTGCAGGCGGCGCACGACGGCGGCGTGCCGTTTCCACTCGCGGTTCAGCTCGGCGACCGGGTCGGCGCGCAGGCCCAGGGAGCGGCCGAGGCGCCGCTGGTCGGCCTCGTCCTCGGGCACGAGGTGGGTGCGGCGCAGCCGGTAGAGCTGGATGCGGTGCTCCATGGAGCGCAGGAAGCGGTACGCGTCCGCCAGCTGCGTGGCGTCGGCCCGGCCGACGTATCCGCCCGCGGCCAGCTCCCGCAGGGCGCCCAGGGTGGACCCGCTGCGCAGCGAGGCGTCCGTCCGCCCGTGCACCAGCTGCAGCAGCTGCACGGCGAACTCGACGTCCCGCAGGCCGCCCGGGCCGAGCTTCAGTTCCCGCTCGACCTCGGCGACCGGGATGTTCTCGACCACCCGGCGCCGCATCTTCTGCACGTCGGCGACGAAGTTCTCGCGCTCGGCGGCCTGCCACACCAGGGGGCCGACGGCGTCGACGTAGTCCGCGCCGAGTTCCAGGTCGCCGGCGACCGGGCGGGCCTTGAGCAGGGCCTGGAACTCCCAGGTCTTGGCCCAGCGCTGGTAGTAGGCGAGGTGGCTGCTGAGCGTGCGGACCAGCGGACCGTTTCTGCCCTCGGGGCGCAGGTTGGCGTCGACGGGCCAGATGGAGCCCTCGACGGTCGTCTCGGAGCAGATCCGCATCATGTGCGAGGCGAGCCGGCCGGCCGCCCGCAGTGCCTTGGCCTCGTCGGCGCCCTCGACGGCCTCCCCGACGAAGATCACGTCCACGTCGGAGACGTAGTTCAGTTCGTTCCCGCCGCACTTGCCCATCGCGATCACCGCGAGCCGGCACAGCGCGGCGTCGTCGGGCGCGGCGTCGGACGCCAGGGCGAGGGCGCGGCGCAGCGTGGCGGTGGCCAGGTCGGCGAGTTCGGCGGCGGTCTCGGCGAGGTCGATCGTGCCGCAGACGTCGCGGGCGGCGATGGACAGCAGACAGCGCCGGTAGGCGACGCGCAGGGAGACCGGGTCGGGGGCCTCGGCCAGTCCCCGCTCGAACTCCTCGACCCCCGGATGCAGGTCGCGCGGCTCATAGGTGACCAGCGCCTGCCAGTCGCCGGCGTGCCGGGCGAGGTGGTCGGCGAGGGCGGTGGAGGCGCCGAGCACACCGAGGAGCCGGTCGCGCAGGGGCTTGGAGCCGGTCAGGGTGTCGAGCAGTTCACGGCGTGCGGTGGGGTCGGGCTGCGCCTCCAGCAGGCGGGCCAGGCCGTGCAGGGCGAGATCGGGGTCGGCGGTGGCGCCCAGCGCGTCCAGCAGGACGGGATCGTCGCGTACGGCGCCCAGCCCGGCGGTCTCCAGCAGCCGCTCGGCGGCGGACGCGTCGGTGAAGCCGTGCCGCAGCAGCCGGGTGAAGGTACTGCTTCTGCGCCCCGGCGTCATCCTCGCCCTCCCGTCCGGATCAACGTGGTACGAGCCGAGCCTAACCGGCCCGCCCCCGACAGGCGCCGACAAGTTCGACCGGGCCGGCCCGCGACAGGCCCCGACCGGTTACGCCGGCCCGCCCGCGACAAGCGCCGCTGTCCTCCCCCCGGCAAAGGTGCCGATGAGTCGCGCCCAGTCCACCCGCGACAGGCCCCGACCAGTTACGCCGACCCGCCCACGACAGCCGCCGAAGACCTCCCCGCCCCGCATGCGAAAGCTGCCGACGAGTCCCGCCCAGCCCACCCTGCTGGTGCACGCCGGTCCGCCCTGGCGGCGAACCGGCATCCCCTGCCCTGCTCCGCAGGAACTTCGTTTCCTCCCCGGCCTGAAGGCCGGGGTATCCACAAAGGAGAGCCCCGATGAACGGCACACCACCACAGACGCTGCTCGACGCGCGCTACAGCGACGCGACGGCCACCGCGACCCCCTGGCCCGTGGCCGAGGCGCTGCTCAAGGAGGCCGAGCTGTTCTGGATCTCGACGGTACGTCCGGACGGGCGGCCGCACGTGACGCCGCTGCCCGCCGTCTGGTCGGACGCGGCACTGCACTTCTGCACCGGCCCCGAGGAGCGCAAGGCACGCAACCTCGCCGGGAATCCGCACGTCGTCCTGACCACGGGCACCAACCTCTGGAACAGCGGCTACGACCTGGTCGTCGAGGGTGAGGCGGTCCGCGTGACCGACGACGGCCGGCTGCGCGAACTGGCGGCGGCCTGGGAGGCGAAGTACGGCGACTTCTGGCGGTTCGAGGTGCGGGACGGCTGCTTCCACCACGGCCCGGGACACGCGTACGTCTATTCGGTGGCGCCCCGCACGGTTTTCGGCTTCGGTAAGGGCGAGCCGTTCAGCCAGACCCGCTGGCGTTTCGACGATCCGGAGGAACACTGATGGACTTCACGCTCGAAGTGATCCCGCTGCCCGTGAGCGACATCGACCGGGCCCGCGACTTCTACCGGGACAAGGTCGGGTTCCACGTCGACATCGACCAGGAGGTCATGCCGGGCATGCGGATCGTCCAGCTGACGCCTCCCGGCTCGGGCTGTTCGATCGCCCTCGGCGACAGCATCTGGGACATGGCGCAGGGCCAGACCAAGCCCGAGCCCGGCTCCTACCAGGGCCTGCAGCTGTGCGTCGCCGACATCAAGGCGGCCCGCGCGGAACTGGTCGAGCGGGGCCTGGAGATCTCCGAGCCCGTCCAGTACGCCCCCGACGACGGCGCCACCTTCATGTACTTCAAGGACCCCGACGGCAACGGCTGGTCGATCCAGGAGTACCGCCGCCGGGCCACGGAGCCCCTGCACCAGGTGGTGCGGGACTCGGCGGACCGCCGGCGGTGACTCGTACCACTCCTGCCGCCTGTTCAGGAAGTGGCGTCGGCCGGAAGCCGCTCCGCGCAATTGACGTCGGAGCAGCAGAAGAAGAAGGATGATGATGATGATGAAGGGGTGCGGAAGCTGCACCCCCGCGCCCTGCGCATATGCATGGGTGTCTGACCTGGGCTTTTCCACTGGGGTTCGTCGAAGGTCAACGATCAGGGGCGCCCGCGCCCCGTAGTTCCGTGCCCAGGTCAGACCATGAAGATCAGCTCAGGAGCGCAACGCGTCGACGGGCTCCATGCGGGAGGCCCGCAATGACGGGTAGAGACCGGCCAGTAGTCCGACAAGGGCTCCGGCGACCGGGGCTCCGCAGGCGAGACGGACGTCCAGAACCGGAGTCCAGTCCCTGATGGCGGAGACGGTTACCACGACAACCATGCCAAGGACGGCGCCGATGACGCCGCCGAGGAGTCCGATGGTCGTCGACTCGACCAGGAACTGGCCGGCGACCTGTCGTCGCGAGGCCCCGAGGGCACGGCGCAGCCCGATCTCTCCGATCCGATCCATGACCGTCACCAGCGTGACGTTGGCGATGCCGATGGCCCCAACCACCAACGAGACCAGTCCGAGTACCAGGAACAGGCCGTTGACGTCGCCCTGTACTCCCTTGCGTGCCTTGGTCAGGTCGGGCGGTGCCGTGACGGTGAGGGCGTCCTCGGCTCCGGGAGCCAGCGCGATCGGTGCCTGGTGGGCGACCTGCTTCGCCGCGCCGAGCGCGGTGTTGATCAGTACCCGGGTCACCACTCCGAGCCCCAGCTGATCCTTGGCTGTCGTGGGCGGCAGGATCACTGCGGTGGAGACGTGCTGTTCCCGTTCGGCTCCGCCGAGAATTCCGATCACGGTATAGGCCTGGCCCTTCAGGAAGACCGCTGGGGAGTCCTGAACCGAGCTGATGCCGAGGAGCCGTGCGGCCTGGTCGCCAAGCACCGCCACCCGGTCGTGCCTGGCGATGTCCCCGTCGTCGAAGAAACGCCCGGCGGCCATCCTGCCGCGCACCGCGGCGGGAAGCGTGGGGGAGGCCGCGAGGACGGCCATGGTCTGGCCGGTGATGTCTCCGGGAGCGACCACGTCGTTCGCACGTACCTGAACGCTCGCGGTTTCCCGGGAGTCGGCGATCGCGGCCACCGAAACGACCCCAGCCAGCCGCCGGACCGCGTCGACGCCCGACCAGTCCACGAGCGGGACAGGGTCGGCCGACACGGGTGGCGGGGGTACCACCACGGTGACCGAGGTGGCGGTGAGGGAATCGAAGCGACCGACGATCTGGTTGCCCGCCGTGGCCGACACTCCGATGGTGATGACCAGGGTCGTGATGCCCAGAACCGTGCCCAAAGTGGTCAGGGCGGAGCGCGTTGGACGGGCGAGCACCCCTGCCAGGGCCTCGGTCCACAGGTCCCTGAGGTCCATCCGGGGACGCTCGATGACCCTCGCGTCGCCGCGACGCCGTACACGTCCCCGGCGAACGGTGTTCCGTCCGCCGGCGCGCCGGTCGTCGATCAGTGGGCCTGCCGGATGCGTCGGGGCCGCCGACTTCAGGACGCGCGTTCGGGCCCTCATCGGCTCTCCTCGATGAGCCGTCCGTCACTTATCCTTACCCGCCTGTCGGCCCGCACGCTGACCGCCTCCTCATGGGTGATGACGACCAGGGTCATGCCCTGCTCGCTCAGCCGGTCGAAAAGGTCCAGCACCGACTTGGTGTTCTCACTGTCGAGGTTGCCGGTGGGCTCGTCGCAGAGCAGCAGAGCAGGCTCGCTCATCAGCGCCCGGGCGATCGCGACACGCTGTCTTTCACCACCGGAGAGCTTGTCCGGCCGGAAGCCGACCCGGTGCCCCATGCCGACCCGCTCCAGCGCCTCTTCGGCTCTTGTGCGGCGGCCGGCGCGGCCGCGTCCGGGGAGCGGTCGTCGGTAGGCCTCGGCCAGCATGACGTTCTCGTCCACCGTCCGGTAGGGCAGCAGATGGAAGGACTGGAAGACGAATCCGATCCGGCTGCCGCGCAGCGAGGTGCGCTCCAGGTCGCCGAGCGTGTTGGTTTCCACCCCGTCGAGCCAGTAGGAACCCGAGGTGGGGCGGTCCAGCAGTCCCAGGGTGTTGAGTAGCGTCGACTTTCCGGAACCGGACGGTCCGACTATCGACAGGTGCTCGCCGCGCCGGACGGTCAGGTTGACGTCGCGCAGGGCATGCACCGGCGGTTCGGAGTCGAAGGTCCGGTTGACGGAGACCAGTCGGATGACGACGGTGTCCGGGTCGGACGCGGGGGACGCCGCCGCGACGGACGTCGGCAGGCCGGTCATTGGCCGACCACAACCTGATCGCCCGCCTTCAGGGCGTCACCGGACGGCGTGACCTCCACCTGCCCCTCAGCGGAAAGACCCGGCTTGACGGAGACCTCCACGACAGTGGTGCCACGCCGGACCCGAACCATGGCATGCCCGTCGGCCGACGTGTGGAGCGCGGCGATGGGCACCGTCAACACGTCACCGGTCGAGGAACCCACCTCGATGGTCACCTTCGCGGACCCGTTGGCGTTCTTTGTCAGCTTCCCCGCCGGGATGGAGATCTGCACCGGTACCGGGGCCGAGGCGTCACCGCTACCGCCGCCCGATGTCTGCGGTGCGTTCGTGTCGTCCCCCGCGTCGTTCTTCGGCACATCGTCGCCGAGTGCGACCAGTTTCCCCTCCACCTCCTTGCCGTCGGGGGTCTCCACCCGCGCCGTCATGCCCTTGTGGAGCAACGATGCGTCGTTGCCCGGCACCACGGCCTGCACCACCACCTCGGAGCTTGTCACCGTGCCGACTGGTCCCGAGGGGGTGTCACCGATCTTTATGGACACCTCGTCCAACCGGGCCGGAAGGTCCGACAGGAAGACGATCTCGCCCGCAGGGACCTTGGTTCCGTAGCCGGCCCGGAAGGCCGAGAGTGCGGCGTTGGCCGTGTTCAGCTGCTGCTGTGCTGCCCTGAGCCGGAGCCTTCCCTCTTCGCCTCCGGTGCCGGCGTCGTCGCCAGGGCCCTCGGAGTCGCTGCCGGGATTCTGTGCCGCGAGGAGGGCCTGCTGTGCGGTGGTCACATCCGCTTCCAGCGTCCCCAGCCGTTGCCTGTCGGCGAAAGAGGGCTCCTGCGCGCGGTAGCCCTTGCTCCCGTACCAGCGGCTCACGGCCGCGGCGTCCTCCTGCCCGTACGTCCCGGTGGGCCCACCGGGGGCGAAGCCGAGCCGGGCCAGGGCCTGCTCGAGTTGCTTGACGTCGTCTCCGGACGCGCCGGGCCCGAGCGTGCGGTACATCGGAACGGTTCCCCGCAGCACCATCACGGGTCGGCCGCTCACCTGCATCAGTACGTCGCCCTCCTTCACCTCCGTCCCCGCGACCGGTGCCTTGGTGACCCGCTGGACGATGGCATCACCTGCCCCGGAGTCGCCGGAGCCGGAATCCGGGGAGCCGACGGGCCCGGCCAGGTCCAGCCGTTGCGGTGAGGCGTACTCCACCGAGCCCTGGGCGACCACGGTCGCGGTCAGCGACCGCCGCTCGACCGCGACGGTGACCGGTCCCGCCTTCGGTGGTCGGTGCGCGGCAGCTGCGTCCGCCGGCGACTGCATCCGGGCTCCGGCGAACCATCCGCACGCTCCCACCAGTGCCACCCCGCCGACGATGATCCCCAACTGCTCGGGGCGGCTGCGTGCCCGTTTGCGGCGCCTCACCCGACACCGTCACCGCTGGTCGGGGCCTTGAAGAACTTCGGGAAGTAGGCGGCCCGGAATTCCCTGCCGCACTCCAGGTCCTGCATCGCCTGCTCGATGTCCCTGGTGAGCAACGGCAGGGCCTCGTCCTTGCTCATGGACTTCACGGGGGTCCCATCGGCGTTCACGTCGCCCGCGCTGGACCCGGGGGGAGCGGAGGTGCCCGCCCGGAGCTTCACCATGTCGCCGATGCCGGTCGGTTGCGTGGTCGTGACGGGTATGCCGTGGTCCTTCAGGCACGAGGCGTAAGACTGCGCCAGAGCGACGAGTTCGGGGTCCCCGTTGAGCGCCTGCGCGTTCGTCTGATCCTCTGCCGCGGCTTTGGCACTTTGCTCCTTGGTAGAAGCGGAGCCGTAGACACTCTTGTAAGCCGACGTCAGGCAACCGTCCGGCAGCTGACCGCTGACCTTCGCCTCCCGTCCTGGGACACCCATCGCTTTGTCGTAGGCGGCCTTCTGCGCGGGAGTGAGTGCGGAGACGTAGTCGGCGTTGGCTGTTTCGGCCGAGTTCTCCAGGGACGCCCGGCTGCCCAGGGCCTGGGGATCGTTGGGGTAAACGATGCCGGCGTAGACGCCGAAACCGTACTTCTGCCGATACTTCTTGGTCAGCTCGTAGTCCGCCCCGTCGGTCGCCCAGGAGGCCATGGGGTCCTCGGGGGCCACGGGGGTGTAGATGAACCCCTGCTCCTTCATGCAGGCTGCCTTCGCGTTCTCCAAGAGGTACTGCTTCTTGAGGTCCGCGCTTGCGTTCGCCGGAACGTCGAGTTGCCCCGACGACCCGGCCAAGGGCTGACCCCCGTCCGCCGAGTGAGATGCCGTGCCGCTGCAGGCCGCCAGCAGCGGGAGCAGACTCACCGCAACGGCCAGTTTCCGAACAGGGCGGGATGTGGACATGCTCTTCCGTTCGATCGAGAGGATGGGTGTTGCGTATGGGCCCGGGGAAACCACCCATCGCGGGCGTCGCGGCCTGTGCCCATGTCGACGGCATCAGAGCGGCGGAGCACGGCACCATGGGCGGCCCGGCCTTCACGACCTCGGGGTGTCACCTGAGTTCGAGATTGGCGTCCGCAGGTGATGGCCACAGGTTCGGACGATGACCAAGTGGTAACAGCCGGTTCTGAGCCCTGCGTGTACCACCAAGTCAACGCGGCTCGTTCAAGCTGCCTCCCGCGGACCACTGGGCAGCCTGGTTGTCGCCGATTCACGGCACTCGCGGCCCAGTGACGAAGTGGTCGTTCTCGTCGTAGGGCCAGGCGTTGGCGATGCATCCGTGGAGGCCCTTGATCTGCTGCATCATCACGGGGGCCAGTTGGCCGGGGCCCGCGCAGGTCCTGTGCGTGTAGCCCAGGAAGTGCCCCATCTCGTGGTTGATGATCAGCGCCCGGTAATCATGAATCGGACCGTCGAACGTGGGCGAGCCCTTGACCCACCGCTTGAGGTTCACCACCACCCCACCGGGGACCTCGCAGTTGTATTCGCCTCCGGTGTCCTGCTGGATGCCCGCCCAGCACAGGGCGTCCGCCGTCCCCGGTGTCGCGATCGTGACGGTGAGGTCATGAGGCTGTCCCGCGCTCACCAACTGGAACGAGTAGGCCGGGTTGTGGGTCCAGCCCCGGGGGGCGGCGAGTATGTCGGCGATCTCGTCCGCCGCTTGGGTCGGCGAGATGTCGAGGCCGGTCTCGACCTTCACCACGTACCGGAGTGGACGCGGACCTTGGCCCACCTTCGCACCGCCGGCCTGCGCCGGGACGAACGTGCCGACGCCCGTCGAGGGAACGTCGATCTCGCTGGGCGTCGGGGTGGGGCTGGGCGTCGGAGCGGGCGTCGTCGTGGGAGCGGGCGTGGTCGTGGAAGCCGGCGTGGTCGTGGAAGCCGGCGTGGGGGTGACGGGTGGCACGCTCCGTGGGTGCGGCGCACCGCTCGACGGGTCGCTTCGCCCCTGGTCAAGGAAGAGCGCGCCGGAGCCGAGCAGGCCCGCGGCCACCAGGGTGCCGCCCAGGTACTTCCGGCCCCGGCGGCGCGAGGCCCGGTGACGGCCACCGCGGTGGGAGGCCACGGCGCTGCCAGTGGTTGGTGCGTATTCCCGCTGTCGTGCCGAGTGCATGGCCATTCAAACTGGGGATTTCAGATGATCGCCACGAGTTCGAACCATCACGAACCGGTAACGAGCAGTCGCGCGGTCGGTCGGGTGGCGTTGCCTGTCGGCGGCACGCCGATGTGACCCTTCTGTCACAGCTCCCGAGAGGGCTCCTTCGCAGGCGGGCGGCCCAACGCGATCTGCCTACACTGGCGAAGTGCCACGAGTCCTTATTGTCGAAGACGACCCAGATGTCCGTAAAGCCGTCCAGCTGGGACTGCGACACCAAGGGCATGACGTTCTCGCCGCCGAAACGGGTGAAGAGGGATTGGAGCAGCTCGGTCCCTTCCGTCCGGACGTCGTCGTACTCGACCTCATGCTGCCCGGCATGTCCGGTCTCGACGTATGCCGGCGGATCAGGCATCGCGACCAGGTGCCGATCATCATGGTGACTGCCAAGGGCGACGACATCGACGTGGTCGTGGGGCTCGAGGCGGGCGCTGACGACTACGTGGTCAAGCCTGTGCAGGCCCGGGTGCTCGACGCCCGAATACGGGCTGTACTGCGCCGGCAGGACGCGTCGGTCTCCGGCGCCGTCCGGCCCAGGGCGGAGTCACACGGTCAGCTGGTGATCGACCGGGCCGGGCTCGTGGTGACCTACCGTGGAGAACCCGTCGCGCTCGCCCCCTCCGAGCTTCGGCTGCTGCTGACCCTGTCGGCCTCGCCCGGCCAGGTCTTCAGTCGCCAGCAGTTGCTGGAAGCCGTCTGGGAGCACAGCTACTACGGCGACGTCCGGCTCGTGGACGCCTGCGTGAAGCGATTGCGCGGCAAGCTCGGCGAGCTCGGCGGGGATCCCCGGTACATACAGACCGTACGCGGCTTCGGTTACCGCTTCGGTTCCCCGTGAGCGGCCAGAGATCCCTGCGGGCACGCAGGCACGTAGGCAAGCGCGAGTCCGTCGCAGCCGAGCCGGTCCCCAGGCCGGCTAGATCCTGTCGGTCGGTCCTGGCCAAGGTCCCGCTTCCGCTGCGCGGCCTTCGCCCCCGCCTGGTGGTGGCCTTCGTCCTGGTGGCCATGGCCAGTGCCCTGAGTGCCGGAGCCGTCGCCTTCCGGGAGGCACGCACGGGGGTGCTCCAGCAGAGCCAGGACTCCGTCATACGTCAGTTCCGCACCAGCGTCGACGCCGTGGTGGTGGACATTCCCCCGGCGCCGAGCCGGAGCCACCTGCAGAAGGCGGTGCACCAGGTACTCCGGGCCAACCAGTCACAAGGGTGGCGGGTCCTGGCCACGTACGGCAGTCTTCGCGCCTACGCGCCGCACGCCGACTTCGACATGCTCAGCCCGGAACTGCGCCGGTCCGTGGACACCACACGCGCCGCGGTGTTCCAGCGGGTGAACGCCGACGGGCGTCCCTACCTCGTCGTCGGAATGCCGGTCACGTACAACAGCGGCGAAGGCACGGAGTCCAGGCTCTCGGGGATGGTGATGTACCTGGTGGTGCCGCAGGCCACCGAACAGGCCTATGTCGAAGCGATGGTCAGCGCCATCGAGCACGCCACCCTGGTGGCGCTCGGCCTTGCCGTCGTCCTGGCGTTGCTGGCCGCGAGCGGCGTACTGCGTCCGGTACGGGCGTTGCGCCGGGCGACACGTCGGATGGCCGAAGGACACCTCGACGTCCGGCTGGTCGTCAACGGTTCCGACGAACTGGCAGACCTCTCGCGGTCCTTCAACCACATGGCGGCGGCCTTGGATCTTTCGGTCGCGGAGTTGCGCCGCCTGGAGGCCCAGGCCCGTCGCTTCGTCGCGGACGTCTCCCACGAACTGCGGACGCCGTTGGCGGCGATGTCGGCGGTCACCGACGTGCTGGACGCGAGCGCGCCGCATCTGAACCGGGATGCCGGGGAAGCGTTGCGGCTGATCAGCGAGGGAACCAGTCGGCTGAGTGTGCTGGTGAACGACCTGATGGAGATCTCCCGCTTCGACGCCGGCGCGGCCGAACTCAGTCTGGACGAGATCGACCTGGCCGAGTTCGTACAGCGCACCCTCGCCGCCAGGGGGTGGCGCGGCCGAGTGGAGACCCACCTGCCCCGACCGGGCACACTTCGCACGCGCGTGGACCCGCGCCGGCTCGACGTGGTGATGGCCAATCTGCTCGGCAACGCGCTGCGGCACGGGGCCCCGCCGGTGCGGCTGGCCATCGGCGTGAGACAGGAGCGAGCGGACATGGCGTGGGCCGTCATCGAGGTGACC
This region of Streptomyces chromofuscus genomic DNA includes:
- a CDS encoding bifunctional [glutamine synthetase] adenylyltransferase/[glutamine synthetase]-adenylyl-L-tyrosine phosphorylase: MTPGRRSSTFTRLLRHGFTDASAAERLLETAGLGAVRDDPVLLDALGATADPDLALHGLARLLEAQPDPTARRELLDTLTGSKPLRDRLLGVLGASTALADHLARHAGDWQALVTYEPRDLHPGVEEFERGLAEAPDPVSLRVAYRRCLLSIAARDVCGTIDLAETAAELADLATATLRRALALASDAAPDDAALCRLAVIAMGKCGGNELNYVSDVDVIFVGEAVEGADEAKALRAAGRLASHMMRICSETTVEGSIWPVDANLRPEGRNGPLVRTLSSHLAYYQRWAKTWEFQALLKARPVAGDLELGADYVDAVGPLVWQAAERENFVADVQKMRRRVVENIPVAEVERELKLGPGGLRDVEFAVQLLQLVHGRTDASLRSGSTLGALRELAAGGYVGRADATQLADAYRFLRSMEHRIQLYRLRRTHLVPEDEADQRRLGRSLGLRADPVAELNREWKRHAAVVRRLHEKLFYRPLLDAVAQLAPGEVRLSPEAARERLVALGYADPAAALRHLEALASGVTRKAAIQRTLLPVLLGWFADSADPDAGLLNFRKVSDALGKTPWYLRLLRDEGAAAENLARVLSAGRLAPDLLMRAPEAVALLGDGDGGGLEPRLRPHLEQEILAAVGRADDGEQAVAAARGVRRRELFRTAAADIVGSYGTEAQTVEANQGALVDLVGGAVSDLTAATLAGTLRAVVRDGWGDTLPTRFAMIGMGRFGGHELGYGSDADVLFVHEPQDGADEREASDAANRVVSEMRRLLQLPSADPPLLIDADLRPEGKSGPLVRTLKSYEAYYRRWSLVWESQALLRAEPVAGDEELGRRFVELIDPLRYPERGLGDEAVREIRRLKARMESERLPRGADPKLHTKIGPGGLSDVEWTVQLLQLRHGWEVPGLRTTRTRAALRAAREAGLISAEDTATLDEAWVLATRVRNAVMLVRGRAGDTFPSHSRELAAVGRYLGYGPGHAGDMLDAYRRTARRARAVVESLFYQD
- a CDS encoding pyridoxamine 5'-phosphate oxidase family protein, translated to MNGTPPQTLLDARYSDATATATPWPVAEALLKEAELFWISTVRPDGRPHVTPLPAVWSDAALHFCTGPEERKARNLAGNPHVVLTTGTNLWNSGYDLVVEGEAVRVTDDGRLRELAAAWEAKYGDFWRFEVRDGCFHHGPGHAYVYSVAPRTVFGFGKGEPFSQTRWRFDDPEEH
- a CDS encoding VOC family protein; this encodes MDFTLEVIPLPVSDIDRARDFYRDKVGFHVDIDQEVMPGMRIVQLTPPGSGCSIALGDSIWDMAQGQTKPEPGSYQGLQLCVADIKAARAELVERGLEISEPVQYAPDDGATFMYFKDPDGNGWSIQEYRRRATEPLHQVVRDSADRRR
- a CDS encoding ABC transporter permease; amino-acid sequence: MDLRDLWTEALAGVLARPTRSALTTLGTVLGITTLVITIGVSATAGNQIVGRFDSLTATSVTVVVPPPPVSADPVPLVDWSGVDAVRRLAGVVSVAAIADSRETASVQVRANDVVAPGDITGQTMAVLAASPTLPAAVRGRMAAGRFFDDGDIARHDRVAVLGDQAARLLGISSVQDSPAVFLKGQAYTVIGILGGAEREQHVSTAVILPPTTAKDQLGLGVVTRVLINTALGAAKQVAHQAPIALAPGAEDALTVTAPPDLTKARKGVQGDVNGLFLVLGLVSLVVGAIGIANVTLVTVMDRIGEIGLRRALGASRRQVAGQFLVESTTIGLLGGVIGAVLGMVVVVTVSAIRDWTPVLDVRLACGAPVAGALVGLLAGLYPSLRASRMEPVDALRS
- a CDS encoding ABC transporter ATP-binding protein, coding for MTGLPTSVAAASPASDPDTVVIRLVSVNRTFDSEPPVHALRDVNLTVRRGEHLSIVGPSGSGKSTLLNTLGLLDRPTSGSYWLDGVETNTLGDLERTSLRGSRIGFVFQSFHLLPYRTVDENVMLAEAYRRPLPGRGRAGRRTRAEEALERVGMGHRVGFRPDKLSGGERQRVAIARALMSEPALLLCDEPTGNLDSENTKSVLDLFDRLSEQGMTLVVITHEEAVSVRADRRVRISDGRLIEESR
- a CDS encoding peptidoglycan-binding protein, whose protein sequence is MRRRKRARSRPEQLGIIVGGVALVGACGWFAGARMQSPADAAAAHRPPKAGPVTVAVERRSLTATVVAQGSVEYASPQRLDLAGPVGSPDSGSGDSGAGDAIVQRVTKAPVAGTEVKEGDVLMQVSGRPVMVLRGTVPMYRTLGPGASGDDVKQLEQALARLGFAPGGPTGTYGQEDAAAVSRWYGSKGYRAQEPSFADRQRLGTLEADVTTAQQALLAAQNPGSDSEGPGDDAGTGGEEGRLRLRAAQQQLNTANAALSAFRAGYGTKVPAGEIVFLSDLPARLDEVSIKIGDTPSGPVGTVTSSEVVVQAVVPGNDASLLHKGMTARVETPDGKEVEGKLVALGDDVPKNDAGDDTNAPQTSGGGSGDASAPVPVQISIPAGKLTKNANGSAKVTIEVGSSTGDVLTVPIAALHTSADGHAMVRVRRGTTVVEVSVKPGLSAEGQVEVTPSGDALKAGDQVVVGQ
- a CDS encoding DUF3152 domain-containing protein, which produces MAMHSARQREYAPTTGSAVASHRGGRHRASRRRGRKYLGGTLVAAGLLGSGALFLDQGRSDPSSGAPHPRSVPPVTPTPASTTTPASTTTPAPTTTPAPTPSPTPTPSEIDVPSTGVGTFVPAQAGGAKVGQGPRPLRYVVKVETGLDISPTQAADEIADILAAPRGWTHNPAYSFQLVSAGQPHDLTVTIATPGTADALCWAGIQQDTGGEYNCEVPGGVVVNLKRWVKGSPTFDGPIHDYRALIINHEMGHFLGYTHRTCAGPGQLAPVMMQQIKGLHGCIANAWPYDENDHFVTGPRVP
- a CDS encoding response regulator transcription factor, whose product is MPRVLIVEDDPDVRKAVQLGLRHQGHDVLAAETGEEGLEQLGPFRPDVVVLDLMLPGMSGLDVCRRIRHRDQVPIIMVTAKGDDIDVVVGLEAGADDYVVKPVQARVLDARIRAVLRRQDASVSGAVRPRAESHGQLVIDRAGLVVTYRGEPVALAPSELRLLLTLSASPGQVFSRQQLLEAVWEHSYYGDVRLVDACVKRLRGKLGELGGDPRYIQTVRGFGYRFGSP